One part of the Eucalyptus grandis isolate ANBG69807.140 chromosome 10, ASM1654582v1, whole genome shotgun sequence genome encodes these proteins:
- the LOC104422136 gene encoding probable serine/threonine-protein kinase PBL7: protein MGLSQETCTDPERPRNESDAPMPVSRRYTDHQNEARLKTLLRKMVADFGLSCFRPLTKKQSRDEAEREDKDGHLENNKAWLLAESSGGGGRHGPEVANADPQSVHSSFRFTFCSRVELEPFIVDASAVGTTVLMLNLDNGLGQCDAQELKWRRVESLEKNIAPVANTLIRFGYSEIRSATRNFSKGRVLGRGALSCVFRGRVGYLRTAVAIKRLDREDKESPKAFFRELMIASSLHNPNIVPLLGFCIDPEEGLFLVYKYVSGGSLEQHLHNRKKGGKVCPTLPWLARYKVAVGVAEAIMYLHNGTEKSVVHRDIKPSNILLSSKKKPKLCDFGLATWTSRPSVPFLCKTVKGTFGYLAPEYFQHGKVSDKTDVYAFGVVLLELITGRKPIEANKPAGEENLVLWAKPLLQKGVGAVQELLDPHLGPTLRSSSQVLRLIQAAHVCINSEESQRPPMDHVVAILRGEEEPSSLSRKAGNGCIIDFYSQLQQSKTDMNGHLALAMLGVPDFEDDDHFFCR, encoded by the exons ATGGGGTTGTCCCAAGAAACTTGCACAGATCCTGAGAGGCCACGCAACGAATCAGATGCTCCGATGCCAGTTTCCCGTCGGTACACCGACCACCAAAACGAGGCACGACTCAAAACCCTCCTCAGGAAGATGGTGGCGGACTTTGGGTTGTCCTGTTTTCGTCCTCTGACGAAGAAGCAGAGCCGGGACGAGGCCGAGCGCGAGGATAAGGACGGCCACTTGGAGAACAACAAGGCGTGGTTGCTTGCGGAGTCGAGCGGCGGCGGGGGCCGCCACGGTCCGGAGGTGGCCAACGCCGACCCGCAATCCGTGCACTCGTCCTTCAGGTTCACCTTCTGCTCGCGGGTCGAGCTCGAGCCCTTCATCGTCGACGCTTCCGCTGTCGGCACGACGGTTCTCATGCTGAACTTGGACAATGGCCTGGGCCAGTGCGATGCCCAGGAGCTCAAATGGCGACGGGTTGAGTCGCTGGAGAAGAACATTGCCCCGGTGGCCAATACTTTGATCAGATTCGGCTACAGTGAAATTCGCTCTGCAACTCGCAATTTTTCCAAAG GCAGAGTGCTGGGAAGAGGGGCATTGAGCTGTGTTTTCAGAGGAAGGGTTGGGTACTTGAGAACAGCAGTGGCCATAAAGCGTTTGGACAGAGAAGACAAGGAGTCCCCAAAGGCGTTCTTCAGAGAGCTGATGATTGCAAGCTCGCTTCACAACCCAAACATAGTCCCTTTGCTAGGCTTCTGCATCGATCCGGAGGAGGGCCTGTTCTTGGTGTACAAATACGTGTCCGGGGGAAGCTTAGAGCAGCATCTGCACA ATAGGAAAAAGGGAGGTAAGGTTTGCCCTACACTTCCATGGTTGGCGAGGTACAAGGTCGCTGTCGGTGTTGCCGAGGCTATAATGTATTTGCACAATGGGACTGAGAAAAGCGTGGTTCACAGAGACATCAAGCCCTCCAACATTCTCCTCTCCTCCAAGAAAAAGCCCAAG TTGTGTGATTTTGGGTTAGCTACATGGACTTCTCGACCATCAGTCCCTTTCCTGTGCAAAACTGTCAAGGGAACATTTGG ATATTTGGCACCTGAATATTTCCAGCATGGCAAAGTGTCTGATAAGACCGACGTTTACGCTTTTGGAGTGGTTTTGTTGGAGCTAATAACTGGCCGAAAACCAATTGAAGCAAATAAGCCCGCAGGGGAGGAGAATTTGGTCCTATGG GCGAAACCCCTCTTGCAGAAAGGAGTAGGAGCCGTCCAAGAACTGCTTGATCCACATCTTGGACCCACTCTTAGAAGTTCTAGCCAAGTTCTGAGGCTGATTCAAGCAGCACACGTGTGCATAAATAGCGAAGAATCTCAGAGGCCACCCATGGATCATGTCGTCGCCATTCTAAGAGGCGAAGAGGAGCCTTCCTCATTAAGTAGGAAGGCTGGAAATGGCTGCATCATCGACTTTTACAGTCAACTACAACAATCAAAAACCGACATGAACGGGCACCTAGCCCTGGCGATGCTAGGAGTTCCTGACTTTGAAGACGACGATCACTTCTTCTGTCGTTGA
- the LOC104422137 gene encoding calcium-binding protein CML24 yields the protein MGKSGGSSSIPKPRCSLGTMDEVRLVFNKYDANGDGKISCDELRQALSALGPTAATLEEARRALSEIDMNGDGFIDLNEFAEIFTWGPGGGRNEQEELKGVFDIYDLDKNGRISAKELHAVMKKLGEKCSLSDCRRMIGSVDRDGDGQVDFDEFKAMMTKSSSSDS from the coding sequence ATGGGCAAAAGTGGCGGCTCAAGTTCAATTCCGAAGCCGAGGTGTTCTCTGGGCACCATGGATGAGGTGAGGCTAGTCTTCAACAAGTACGACGCGAACGGTGACGGCAAGATCTCCTGCGACGAGCTGAGGCAAGCCCTGAGTGCGCTTGGCCCGACGGCGGCCACCCTTGAGGAGGCGAGGCGCGCGTTGTCGGAGATCGATATGAACGGGGATGGCTTCATCGACCTCAACGAGTTTGCCGAGATCTTCACGTGGGGGCCGGGTGGTGGCCGCAACGAGCAGGAGGAGCTCAAGGGGGTGTTCGACATTTACGACCTCGACAAGAACGGGCGGATCTCGGCGAAGGAGCTGCACGCGGTGATGAAGAAGCTTGGGGAGAAGTGCTCGCTGAGCGATTGCCGGAGGATGATTGGCTCCGTCGACAGAGACGGGGACGGCCAAGTCGATTTCGACGAGTTCAAGGCCATGATGACGAAGTCAAGCTCTTCTGATTCTTAA